In Micromonospora purpureochromogenes, a single window of DNA contains:
- a CDS encoding GNAT family N-acetyltransferase: MQHLVVRHAEPGDAKTVAAMIEEIERYYGATSIQPFGERLAQVEAALFGTPPLAYCVLAIAEDDLVGLAAYSFLWPAAGSTHSLFVKELYVRPDGRRLGTGTRLMREMQAIAAAAPGCSRVEWMTDRDNDGARAFYRRLGFEEFEGKVNYRVGSGIPQPLG, encoded by the coding sequence GTGCAGCACCTCGTCGTCCGCCACGCCGAGCCCGGTGACGCCAAGACCGTCGCCGCGATGATCGAGGAGATCGAGCGGTACTACGGCGCCACATCGATCCAGCCGTTCGGGGAGCGGCTGGCACAGGTCGAAGCCGCGCTGTTCGGGACGCCGCCGCTGGCGTACTGCGTGCTCGCGATCGCCGAAGACGACCTGGTGGGGTTGGCGGCGTACTCCTTTCTGTGGCCGGCGGCCGGATCGACGCACTCACTGTTCGTCAAGGAGCTGTACGTGCGGCCGGACGGACGGCGGCTGGGCACTGGAACGCGGCTCATGCGGGAGATGCAAGCAATTGCGGCCGCCGCGCCGGGGTGCAGTCGAGTGGAATGGATGACCGACCGCGACAACGACGGTGCACGCGCTTTCTACCGGCGGCTCGGGTTCGAGGAATTTGAGGGGAAGGTCAATTACCGCGTCGGGTCCGGCATTCCGCAGCCACTCGGCTGA
- a CDS encoding alpha/beta hydrolase yields the protein MDDEFEVASMQTRTAASLLREAAEKFDQLQRRLDAAVDAASVLGLRVDDTGRVSPRIMEAGDWHDPDAELIHRLPATDRDYANQLALRTFIGDNVNHRTDVDNPQQATALMLLDKLEGAENNPPNKRLYLLSVDQIGDGKAAVAIGNPDTAGHTAVLVPGVGTELHGIRGLINRASLLQDTAIQHDPTGPPVAVVAWLGYDTPSVDTDIVTAPFGGKSEAGARALDGFVDGLRTAHDGSPSHLTVIGHSYGSTGEAASTGDGLAADDMIAVGSPGMRVDSASEFNVDPRHVWAGAASDDTLVARPEENARWLTGVPLVGGWLAEGAVGIHGPGPHNPEFGANVLAVDTSGHSGYWTPNSQVLASQAAVIVGDYDAVALEHGKAP from the coding sequence CGTTGACGCCGCGTCTGTTCTGGGCCTGCGTGTGGATGACACGGGCCGGGTGTCACCGCGGATCATGGAGGCGGGGGATTGGCACGATCCGGACGCTGAGCTCATCCACCGCCTCCCCGCCACCGACCGCGACTACGCCAACCAGCTCGCGCTGCGCACCTTCATCGGCGACAACGTCAACCACCGGACCGACGTCGACAACCCGCAGCAGGCCACCGCGCTGATGCTGCTCGACAAGCTGGAAGGTGCGGAGAACAACCCGCCGAACAAGCGCCTGTACCTGCTCTCCGTCGACCAGATCGGCGACGGAAAGGCAGCCGTGGCCATCGGCAACCCGGACACCGCCGGGCACACCGCGGTGCTCGTTCCCGGCGTCGGCACCGAACTGCACGGCATCCGCGGCCTGATCAACCGGGCAAGCCTGCTGCAGGACACCGCGATCCAGCATGACCCGACCGGACCACCGGTCGCCGTCGTGGCATGGCTTGGGTACGACACGCCATCGGTCGACACCGACATCGTCACCGCACCATTCGGCGGCAAGTCCGAAGCGGGCGCCCGCGCCCTTGATGGCTTCGTCGACGGGCTACGAACCGCGCACGACGGCAGCCCTTCCCACCTCACGGTCATCGGGCACAGCTACGGCTCGACCGGGGAAGCAGCCAGCACCGGTGATGGCCTTGCCGCCGACGACATGATCGCCGTCGGCAGCCCCGGCATGCGCGTCGACAGTGCCAGCGAGTTCAACGTCGACCCCCGCCACGTCTGGGCCGGCGCCGCCAGTGACGACACCCTCGTGGCCCGCCCCGAGGAGAACGCCCGCTGGCTCACCGGCGTCCCGCTCGTCGGCGGCTGGCTGGCCGAAGGGGCCGTCGGTATCCATGGGCCTGGTCCCCACAACCCGGAGTTCGGCGCCAACGTCCTCGCCGTCGACACCTCCGGGCACAGCGGCTACTGGACACCGAACAGCCAGGTCCTGGCCTCGCAGGCAGCGGTGATCGTAGGCGACTACGACGCCGTCGCGCTGGAACATGGAAAGGCGCCGTGA